The nucleotide window tttatcaaatacttAACATGAATTGAGTAAACTCAAATAGATCCGACTTGAAATTTGACTTCCTTAAGTGAACTTTATTAAGTGCTGCATCGATCGCGATTCCAATTGATGCGTGATCGATAATTAACTTATATATGTGCTACACGCAAGCTTGGAAGTCATTCTTTTCCTCTTAAGGTACGTTTTGCTCGGTGCGATTGTCACAATTATCATTTAACGATAATCGTGGTACGATTAAAAGTTGAACGATCATTtttgttaacaatttttctCGGAGCGTATGTGATTCGTTAATTTTTCACTGGGCGCATTTTTTAATACGCGGTCACATTAAATATTGTGTTGAaagttaaaatcaaaaaattaaagtgGACGTAAAAGATCGATACTTAAAATATCTTGATTGAGGCGATGCAATATGACGAAATACTTCTTCGTACGTGTGGGATGATAAGTGCCAAAAAACACTGTGTTTGAGCCCAAAAATGAAGAGGGACtatataaaacatttatcaCTACCTATCTGCGTGAAGATAGCATAAAATTTGCCCAATTTTTCAGTCTTTCTGTTGAACAATTGTATTTCGTGCTAGGATTAGCAAAGACGATGTATACAAAGAATCATATATCAGAAATCTGTACCCTATAACACCCGATGAAAATCTGTTACATTAAGGTAAGTACTactattattcatattttgagaTTCCGTTGTCTTGCATTTTACGAATTATCGATAAAAATCAGGGATagttttctaacttttttagcAATCTCAGCCCACACTTGACTCTTTGATTCTTTTAGAACGCGTTTAATAACTACCATAATGAGGGATGGTTTGCCACTTCTTCAAGAAGAATTTCATCATCCGCATCAGAAAATGAAGGAGCCCTTATGCGCGTGATCTTCTACCAACGAAATATCGTTGATGACTAACTACTCGTATTATATTGAGTCAACGTAAACGATTCTAGCGATAGTCTTCTTCATCCTACTCCAATTTAGGCAGATTGCCTGTTCATTCTACGCAGCATGCCTATTGCCTCAATTGATGGTAAGATTATCACTCCATCTTTTTCATGGCCTTCCCATACTTCTTCCGAGTGGTGAGTTGTCTCGTGTTATCTGTACTATTCATCCTCGCTCATTCTACTTCGTCCCATTCGCGCTTTCTGCTCAATacccattcgttaatattttccactCTGCATTTTTGCCTTATGTCGTTGCTACGTTCCCTGTGTAGGAGcgtttttccagtaatttttcGAAGGACATTCATTTCGCTTGTTTCCAGGAGCCTTCTTGTTTCTGCTTTATCAGGCCGAGTTTCTGCTGTGTACGTCATTATGAGTCTGGTTACAGTTTTGTAGGCTCTTGGCTTGGCctcaatacttatgtatttgtttttccatagtGTCGTTCAGACATCTGACTGTTCTTGCTGCTTTTATTGTTTGCTGCCTTACCTCTGTCTCAATATCACCATATCCGGATAGTTCTATACCCagatatttacatttcattTCTTGATGGATTATTTTGTCATCTACGACCAGCTTGCATCTAAGAGATATTTTTGATGTTGTCGGGCTTTTTGTTTTGGAGGCACAAACCATCATATTTAGAGATTTTACTGTGCAATTAAAGCGATATAGCAGCCTTTGGGAGCACAGCATCATCAGCATCGCACAGGATTGTAATATTGCGGTCACCTATTTTGTATCCGTTCAATCTGCGTACttgctttattatttcatccataatCATGTTGAAAATGAGTGGACTCAATGAGTCGCCCTGTCGTAATTTTCTTTCCACGGGGATTGGTTCGGTGAACTCTTCGTCGATCTTGGCCTGAATTTTGTTCGCGCTGTATAGATTCTCTATGAGTTTGATCAAGGTATGGGGTACTTGTCTGTCGTAGAGTAAATACACAACATCCTCTAACTGAATCCGGTCAAACGCTTTTTGCAGATCTATGAAACACATGTAGGCTGGTATTTTGTTGTATTCGAACGACTTCAATACAATCTTTCTTATAACAAACACTGCATCAGTGCATGATCTTTCCGTTCTAAATAGCGATAGTCGTTCGGAGCAAAACAGCTCcataagaaatacaaaaaaataatgctCAACGATAATCGTAACAATCGTACCGTACAAAACGTACCCTTAGATCTTCCATCACCTCTGCGTACCATCTTTTCCTTagtcttcctttttttcttgtcCCACCTTGTTCTAtgtccattatttttttgtcgcTCTAAAATCTGGAATTCTCTGAATGTGACCCAGCCACTCTAAtcttttggatcttattattttgcttagttttGCGTCAACAAATAAATTCCGTATTTCTTTATTTGCTCTTCTCAGTTTCTCTTCTCCCTTCTTTTCCCCCCCTTAGTATTCACCtgaacatttttcctttttcttcacCTGCTTTTTTTGAATCCACGTTTCGCTTCCGTAGCTCAATGTTGGTATTATTATTGCTTTATGCGGATATAGCTTCGccttattgaaaacttttttagaaCTCATTATCGCATTCATGGCTTCAATTGTTTACTTCCTTCATTCTTGTTCTAGATTCCCTCCCTCCACCGTCGTCCTTAATAACCACTCCAAGTTATACATAACTTTGATCTTTTTCTAAGATCATTACATTTTCTTCACTGTCTCTGCCGTTCCTATTAAGACTCTGTAAATTTCCTTAAGCTCGTTTTCCGATGTTGAAAGAATTTCTAGGTCTTCGTATTCCAGTAGTTGTGTTCTCCATTTTTTTAGTGTCCCTATTATGTTCAAACCGATTTTACATACTATCTTTTCTAATACTATATTGAACAGCGTAGTGGATAACGGATTTTAATTCTGTGTTGGactggaaacattttgatatttttcggTTTTGTATGTTCTAGTGTCATTTTTGTAAGAttaattatatctatttttgaaatattagttttttgtaGCTTTAGAGACTTGTGTTGTCAGTTCATCTAAATTTTATTCAGTGAATTGTGAATTCAAACAGAACAATTcataatcaataatattaccatttataaattttgaaataagtaCCTAACGTTGAGAAAATACTTTCGAGTTTGAGTGGTTGAAACATTTCCATTTctcattaataattttgaaaattgtttacatttgtATTAATATCTTTCCAGTTTACAGGATGtcagaaaaaataagaaatcgCTAGATTTactgaataaaaaaagatatgaaGAACTGAAAAACCATGTGAAAATTGTGCATATTTTTAAAACTCGATTCTACTTTGCCaaatattaataacaacaaCAATGCAACTAAATCCTAATATTCTGAACCTGTACTTGAACCAACAATTAATAGCAGACAAGTAATCCCTCAACACCTTCAGGTACCGCTAATGATAAGAAATGCCTTCAAAAATAGTCAGAACATAAAAAATGAGTCAACTTTTGATAGAAGCAGCACTATGGCTAAATGAATTATGTCCTAATAATGTTTAGAATTAGAATTAGTAGAATATGGCACTGCTTATTATCAaagcaatataaaatttttaataaaggtGATCGACATCTGTTTGCTTTACGGCTGGTTTTTTAGTCCAACTGGCATTTTAACTAAAGGTTCCATTAACTTAGTTGTTAGAGTGAAGTGGTCCCATAATCGATTTGTAACGGTCTCTTAAGCAAAGGCTTCtttaaaacacaattttacATACCTGATGAAAGTTTGCCAGGATTTTGTGAGAAATGTCAATGCCAATTTGaccaaaaaacaataataagaacATTTTATGGCAGTAAATTATCTATCTACTTCTAGAATATTGAGTTTTTGAGCATTTCTGAATATGATAGTATGATACtatatgatattattattttataaaatagttcttatattgcatttaaattacataaaaaattgctACTTTGACAACTATTACTAAGAAGGGGGCCTTGTTGTTAACCCCTCGGTCGACCTCGCTCATGGAGGCTCTCCAAAACTGAAGAATGTTCGCAGCGTCGCTGTAGGCCTACCAAAGTATTTGAGTATGTATTTTAACCCCGTTGAGCTTGTATTCTCCAGTCAATGTGTCTTATTTAGATCCAGCTATGCAATATATGTctctttttgattattttcctcCCTTATGGGAAGATTGACTTGGAATTACCTGTTAAGTAGGTAGGTATTCATTGGATCCTGTAAGGAAGTATCTTGCTAGTTTCATCCTGTGTGTATCTTTTCCCAAATGGTGGGCCTCAACAGCATAGTCGGATCAATCAATAGTAGGACATGGGGTTACAATCGATCCGGGGCCTACTTAAGGAAATCAAAAACAgctaaaactttttcaaatgtaatttaCTAGTTTCaacttaaatattgattttacgaggatatattgaaaaattcttagcctactatagaaccaaacaaaatttcaatgtgaaaatattttattactcaacatattctcctcttaattcgatacatttattacagcgaacctgcaacatctctagacctttcacaaaaaaaaatgtttcttcttgctctgcaaaccagaactccacagcttttattacctcctcggtAACATTTTCTATATCAATTGGAATCCAAACAATAATGTAATTTTCGAGCTCATTTAACTTCGTTGTAGATTAAACTAGAAGCCTCTATTTCTAGTAATCAATCAATCATTGtaaaaatagagaatatttcaaatttcattcaatttgaatCAGTAGTTTAAGAATATACGAGTAACAAGTGAaagttcttaattttttcactcACTAATTGACCAAATCAAAACTCAAGCATTTCTAGTAGACATAGACAAGCTGCAAATTTGGAATACAATTAGTGTTTAGTATATAAAACAcgtaaaaactgaaatatttttcaatttcagtcCAGTAGATTTAATAGGCCGGTACGACTATAGATATAGTGAAATCAATGAATGGGAGAGAGATAGCGTGATGTCACAGTGACGCAGCATAATGTAGGGTCTCGTGACGTCATAGAAGGCCTATTACATCtagttttttttagttttttagatACACAActgcataaatatttttatagttccatatgatatgatatataaaaaataaaataaatgattaaagaTTAATGGTTCTATCGGTATAGTGCACAAAGTAGAGGTTGATCCGAAAAATATACTTTACATGTTTACGAGTTCGGTCCGGtttaaactaaatttgatattaataatagaACTTATGTTTACCGCGAAGAATTTCCCTTATGTATATCATATGCTATGATATACGCTATATATGCTATGACTATTACTATACACAAAAGTTAGGGCCTAAAGCCGCGTTTACACCGGAGTTAATAACAcgagtttttaacaaaaagttattaactTAGCTGAATCGccaaaaaatttctcttaaCAAAAGTTAATAACTCGTGTTTTCAACAGAAAATTCCATGTTATTAACAAGATTTATGTTATCCATCCAGAGTCGGTAAAGATCAAAGGAAATGTGTTatgttttaaacaaatgttAATAACAAAAGTTAATGGCCTCTTTTAGCGCGTTAACTTTTGTTAACAACAGGTTCCTCTCTTCCCCGCAACCCCCTCGCCCGGCATCCTGCTACACAGAGCGCGCCAGTGGCCCCTCAACAAATTACTGCAGCAGACGAAACACGTGGAGACAGAGAGGTTAGTTTGTGTGTTTTGCTGTTTTGTTGAcgtgaagtatttttttttattttaatgatggAAAGTGAATGGAATCAGGAGCAAGTGATTAATTTGATAGATCTGTATCGAGAGCGCCCAGTGTTGTGGGACCCAAGCAATGCTGACTTCAAAGACAGAAACTTAAAAAACTATGCTTGGACAGAAAGTTGAAGTTAAGAACAAGATGACAAAAGTGATAGGACAATTTCAACGAGAGagcaagaaacaaaaaagtggGTCTGGAACCAACGCAAAAGTAAAGTGGTTTGGTTACGAACATCTATTGTTTTTGAGGAACAAAACCGTGCCCAGACCAATGAGCGAAGTGGGCTTGGAGAGAAACGAGGTTAGtaaaataacacaaataattatcttataagaaatatatataattcaaagcTATACAACAAGACACACTTTTCTGTACATTTTGACTATATGCATTGTAATATTGTTAAATAGATGTAAAAACTATAAgaattgtttcataaaaatgtattataattaaCGTTAACGTGTTGATTTTCACTTATGGTAGTGAGTGACATATGCCCCATGGCCTTTTAGTACGTCTTTTGCCAAGGCACTGAACCCTCAGGCTCAGGGCTGTTAAGATACGCACAAAATTCATTCCTTACTAGTTTTGCGATGTCAGATGGTTTTTTCGGTATTTTCTTTAATCTAAGTAGATTTTCTGATGGCAAACCAACAATTCGCCACTGTCCAGGAATTAGTTGTCCTGTTGAAGGGTCCTCTTGATCAAACGTGCCTGAAGGGGTGTATGTTCCGTTTGACGACTTGCTTCGTCTCAGGAAGTTGTGTAGATGGATACAAGCCAACACAACCTTTTGTGCACGATCAGGTTCGAGCAACAAAGGTTTTCTTAGTACCCTGAACACGACTGATATAATTCCGAACGCATTTTCCACCACTCTTCTACACCGACAGTGTCGATAGTTAAATACCCGTTTTTCACTACCTTTCTCATGCAGCCCAGGATATGTTTTCATAATGGTTGGTTTTAATGGAAATGCGTCATCCGCGACGATAACGTATGGGACGGGTAGGCTTCTTCCCGGTAAAGGGGTCGCGTTAGGTAGATTGATTGTATTGCTTTCCAAGAACTCGTTCAACGCACTGTTTGCCAACAGACACGTAGGAGAAGCAATAATTAGCATCGACCAAAGCTAGCAGGACTATACTGAAGAATCCTTTGTAGTTAAAGTAATCACTTCCTGTATGTATTGGAGCTTGGAGCATTACATGCTTGCCGTCCATGGCGCCAACGCAGTGAGGAAAGTTCCAGAGTCGGAGATATTCTTTTGCATGGTGTAGCCATTCCTCAGGCGTGGATGGTACCTGAAAAAGACATCTTAAATTAatggattatttttaatattaaaaaaatttatttgttaatatattatattaaaataatttattttttcaatgtgaaGATGAAGAAGAGGACAATCGGGAAACAGAAGATGAGGAAACAGAAATCACCCCAGCCCCGCCTCCACAAGTCGGCGCCGCACAAGCCCTAGCAGCTAAGCATGCTATGGCACCACCCCAAGCTCCGAAAGCAACCCAACCAAAAAGACGGAAAACAAACCAAATGATGGCTGAGGTGACATATGGTGTTATGAATCGGCTTGAGAAGAAGATCGGAGAAAGAGATCACTGTGAGGTAGGAATATTGACGTTATAGTTATAAAATAGTCCCTTTTTTACAGGTATTCGGGGAGAACGTAGCTTGCCAGCTTCGTCAAATAAAAGACCGTCGTTTGCAAATGGTTGCGAAACATcgaattaatcaaattttgtttgaaattggtATGTCTGAGTTCCAACCGTCGGATGCAACTTCTAGCCCTGGAAGTTTGCTAGAAGCAACAAACAGCCCCACGCCAAGTATGAATTCATCCGTGAGCCCGCATGACGCGGACCCTGAAAGTACTCAGCTCCATGCAACGAACATTTCCACTACAAGCGATTTCTGTAACATGCTTAACTTTACCCAACTGTAACTAATTGATTGTAACGTTTCTTtctatttaaatacattttttacatgTAATTATGAATGTTGTacactttttttatgttaacctaaatatgaaataacaataattttggGTTGTTTAATGCAAATAAGTAGTACCATGTAGTACTCATTATCAGCAAATTAGCAAGTTATTAGTAAGTGCGCATTGTGACACCTATAGGTGAGTAAACTAACTAGGTCGGTAAAAAAGTTTCCGCGTTATTCATAACATTATTCATAATGAcggttttgaaaattatgtttttgcaTGTTTCAAACTATTATGCAAAACGACAGTTTGATGCATTATGCAAAGTGACAGtactttcattttcatattctgGTATGTAATTACTTACCTTTACATTTTCTTTGAAGCAATCAATCAAACCATCTAGTATTTGTGGAACCATCAATGAAATtgtagattttgatattttaaataaatatcctAAACTTGAAAACGAGTCCCCTGTAGCTAAAAACCGCAAAGTGACCGCAAGTATTTCTTTCACTGGAATGGCTTTTCTGTAGTTGGTGTCCTTTTTCCCAATTCTGTGCCCCAATTGTCCGATCAACCACTCAACATCACAGCTGGTCATGCGGAGGAAATTCTTGATGCTTCCGTCGCACCTTAGCTCGCCTGAAATAGGGTCACGATCGTCTTCTTGCAGATCATTCAACATATCACTCCCACTGTACACAGTCCTTGCTCTGAGGGACGGTTTCACCCAGTATCTCCTACGTCTCCTTTGAGTAGCGGTAGCCAAAACAACGCACGCAACTGCAGCGAGAAACACGTCATCCTCTCGCACCATTGTCTCACCTAGAACTGCTGGCTGTGCATGAGCGTTGATAATGGCGGAGTTTTTAacttttgttgataaaaaaactagcagccaaaagaaaatgttattaacaTATGTTAATGACTTTTGTTATTAACATcagttaataacaaaaatgttaaaaacttGTGTTATTAACTCCGGTGTAAACGCGGCTTAAGTCACAATAATGCGCTGATGGATATCAGTTCTGCAGTATTCACATCAGTTAATtcatcattaattaattaatgtcgACTTTAAAAGTATTAAAGTGCAGGAATCATTAATTggtgaataaaatagaataagaaGCATTTACCGTCcagatttatcaaaaattatcaaagccTCCGAGAAAAACCCCGAAACGGGAGTGGGCTCTGAAAAACGAGAAACACTGTAGCTGAGGCTAAATAAGTAGTACCGGAAAATAAAAACTCTAAGAAGAGAATGGGCTTtaagaaaattcgttgttgGTATTCAAGAAGTAGAGGGAGGTTAGATgcaatcaaaaaaaattgtgaataacaAAGTCCCACTACTCAGTTTTAGAGTAACAAAATTTAACTCACAAGCATCAAGTATTATAGTAAATAAGTTTATGAACCAAATTGTTTGTTATAAACCAAATCATTTCTTCGATAACATTTTACTTgttacaataatttaaatatattgtttttgaaatcaaCAAGTGATATGGATTTgaatccaaataataatttcaaaataatttaaaactagACTTATGTctgtaaattgtttttttgaataaactgAAACTTCTTCAGAAAGTACTTTCAAgattatttttacatttcaaatcgcagtattttttgtaaagttaagagattaaaattttatttttagaattataacATGATTTTAAGCAAAATAGTTATctacttcaaaataatttattagaaatacttTACTGCAGTGTATTGCTTCAAAACGTTTTTACCAATTTcagttttcttctattttattagATTGAGActcttagaaaaataaaataaattatatttaaaaccaaataataaaacacatattgcttgtaaaaaaatctgtaattaaataaatcagaCTTGAATTATCGTttcaaaaaaacatagaaaatggaaatataaaaaaggaaatttagCTTTTTTGTTGTAAATCAAAGTCAAGTTCAGAGTGTAGCTTTTTAATATTCTTCAGCGCCTTCTCCCTCTCCTTCTCCGGAGTCCATACCAACTTCTTCATAATCTTTTTCAAGTGCAGCCAAATCTTCACGAGCTTCTGAAAATTCACCTTCTTCCATACCCTCACCAACGTACCAGTGGACAAAAGCTCTCTTGGCATACATAAGATCGAATTTGTGGTCCAATCTTGCCCAAGCTTCAGCAATAGCAGTGGTATTGGACAACATGCACACAGCACGTTGTACTTTAGCCAAATCACCTCCTGGCACGACAGTAGGTGGTTGGTAGTTGATACCTACTTTGAAACCAGTAGGACACCAATCGACGAATTGGATGGTACGTTTCGTCTTGATAGTAGCAATAGCAGCATTAACATCCTTTGGTACTACATCACCTCTGTATAACATACAACAAGCCATATATTTACCATGTCTTGGATCACATTTAACCATTTGATTAGCTGGTTCAAAACAGGCGTTGGTAATTTCAGCTACAGAAAGTTGTTCATGGTAGGCTTTTTCCGCAGAGATGACTGGGGCATATGTTACCAGAGGGAAATGGATACGAGGGTAAGGAACCAAGTTAGTTTGGAATTCTGTCAAATCGACGTTAAGGGCACCATCAAATCTCAAAGAAGCAGTGATTGAAGAGACAATTTGACCAATCAATCTGTTCAAGTTGGTGTAAGTGGGGCGCTCGATGTCCAAGTTACGTCTGCAGATGTCGTAGATTGCTTCATTGTCAACCATAAAGGCACAGTCAGAATGTTCAAGAGTGGTGTGGGTGGTCAAGATGGAGTTGTAGGGTTCCACTACTGCAGTTGATACTTGTGGTGCTGGGTAAATTGCAAATTctagttttgattttttgccATAGTCCACAGATAAACGTTCCATCAACAAAGATGTGAATCCAGAACCAGTACCCCCACCAAACGAGTGGAAGATCAAGAATCCTTGGAGTCCAGTACATTGATCGGCCAATTTACGTATTCTGTCCAAAACCAAATCAACTATTTCTTTACCAATTGTATAGTGACCTCTAGCATAATTGTTGGCAGCATCTTCTTTACCAGTGATGAGTTGTTCTGGATGGAACAATTGGCGGTATGTGCCAGTACGTACTTCATCCACTACTGTTGGTTCCAAATCTACGAAAACAGCTCTTGGAACATGTTTGCCGGCACCAGTTTCACTGAAGAAAGTGTTGAAACTGTCATCGCCTCCTCCAACAGTTTTGTCTGATGGCATCTGACCATCAGGTTGAATACCATGTTCCAGGCAGTACAATTCCCAACAGGCATTTCCAATTTGGACTCCAGCTTGGCCAACATGGACTGAGATACATTCAcgctgaaataaaaaaa belongs to Diorhabda carinulata isolate Delta chromosome X, icDioCari1.1, whole genome shotgun sequence and includes:
- the LOC130900807 gene encoding tubulin alpha-1 chain; translated protein: MRECISVHVGQAGVQIGNACWELYCLEHGIQPDGQMPSDKTVGGGDDSFNTFFSETGAGKHVPRAVFVDLEPTVVDEVRTGTYRQLFHPEQLITGKEDAANNYARGHYTIGKEIVDLVLDRIRKLADQCTGLQGFLIFHSFGGGTGSGFTSLLMERLSVDYGKKSKLEFAIYPAPQVSTAVVEPYNSILTTHTTLEHSDCAFMVDNEAIYDICRRNLDIERPTYTNLNRLIGQIVSSITASLRFDGALNVDLTEFQTNLVPYPRIHFPLVTYAPVISAEKAYHEQLSVAEITNACFEPANQMVKCDPRHGKYMACCMLYRGDVVPKDVNAAIATIKTKRTIQFVDWCPTGFKVGINYQPPTVVPGGDLAKVQRAVCMLSNTTAIAEAWARLDHKFDLMYAKRAFVHWYVGEGMEEGEFSEAREDLAALEKDYEEVGMDSGEGEGEGAEEY
- the LOC130900527 gene encoding uncharacterized protein LOC130900527, which translates into the protein MVREDDVFLAAVACVVLATATQRRRRRYWVKPSLRARTVYSGSDMLNDLQEDDRDPISGELRCDGSIKNFLRMTSCDVEWLIGQLGHRIGKKDTNYRKAIPVKEILAVTLRFLATGDSFSSLGYLFKISKSTISLMVPQILDGLIDCFKENVKVPSTPEEWLHHAKEYLRLWNFPHCVGAMDGKHVMLQAPIHTGSDYFNYKGFFSIVLLALVDANYCFSYVSVGKQCVERVLGKQYNQST